The uncultured Sphaerochaeta sp. genome includes the window AGCGCTTCATAGTCAAGGGAGCATACACTCCTGTCAATTTGGTCGAATAGTTGGTCACGCATGCGCAAGGGAATCTGCTTATGCCCGATATTCGTGGACTTGACTGTCTCAGAGCCTTGCTCTTGAACTTCCATGAGATACTCGAGCGTGGCTTGTTTTGGATTTGGGTCACGTGCCGTGCAGAGGTATTGCGTCAGTGTTTCTGTATTGGTGACATGGAGCCGTTCAGTATGTTCATCTTCTTCTATGTATGATTCCAAGTGGAACCATCCATAGGTGTCCTCATAATCCGCTTTCTCGGCAATGCGTCGATTGAGCGCAAAGAAAAGTGCTGCCTCTACCTCACCGGGAAGTGTATTCATGAGTTCCTTGGCTATGGTCTTTCCATTTCCGTCCTGCTTCCTGTTTGCCTTTGCCTTTGCCAGATCTTCCAGAAGTTGACCCAGAAGGTCCTTTTTGCTGAACGGATTGTATAAATCGACAGCCATGAGCGCATAGGCAATATTTTGTTTCGGTTCCAATCCGGCAAGGTCATTGAAGAACCAACCACAACTGGTGTAGGAGAAATGCTTGTATTTCTGCCCTTCAAGCAACATTGCCAAGATATGTTTCTTCTCAGCATCATGCGTAAATGAAGAGAGGAAGCTGTCCATATCCTTGAGATGGCTGGCAACGGAGGAGAATTGGTAGAGCAATTCCCTGGAATCAAAGTCTTTGCCCAGGATTTTCTGTACTTCATCAGCATACATTACATCGATTTCTCTTGAGAGATTATCAAAGGCAAGACGAAGAGGATTTCTCCATGCTTGGTTCCAGCTCTCTTCACCGCCTGTATGGCAACCACAATCCTTGTACCATCGTGAAACGCCATGACTGCATGACCAACTGGTACCCTTGTTGTCTTCCCCATCATGCAGGTAAGCCAGCTCAGTAGCCGGATGATCCTTGAGATAGGTGGCATAGTTGGTGAACGTAAAGTCTTCTCGCTCTTCGACCTTCTTGATTAGGGCGGAAAGAGCCATATCTCCATAGGGTTCATGATGACCGTAAATCTCACCATCGGTAGCGGTATGAATGAGGTTTGGTTTCTCATCTTCCCTGATGGAAACCAGCCGTTGGTACAGTGAATCTGCGTCCCTTAGGTAGTGGCCAAAGCTGATGCCTTCTGCCAACTGGGGATTATAGAAGAATGCACTGATGGTCTTTCCCTTGGCACCTTGCAGGAGAAATGGTCTGTCGTAGGGGGCTCCTCTGCCATCCAGTTCAATTCGTCCTTTCTCTATGTCTTCGATTGCCTTGCATTGCCAAGGGGAGAGGATGACGTAGGAAACACCTTCTTCAGCAAGGATATCAATGACCATAGGACTGATTGCTGTCTCTGGCAGCCAGATTCCATCAGCCTTCCTGGAAAAACGCTGTGCAAAGTCCTCCAGCCCCCAACGGATCTGGACTCTTGCGTCCTCTTCTGTGCAGAGGGGGAGAATGGTATGATTGTACGCTTGGGCGATGGCATTGCCAAAGCCGAGACGTTCTTTGCTTAATCTGTCCGCTTCCAGGATGAGCTGATAGGTATTCTGATGATACTTTTCCATCCAGCTGAGCAGGGTTGGCCCGAAATTGAAGCTCAGGTACTTATAATTGTTGGTCAGGCTGAGGATTCTCCTGACTCCTGAAAGATATCGAGAGAGGCTGTTTGCTCTGTAGCAATCTGCATGTATGCGTTCATTCCAGTCTGGGAACGGACTAGCAGTAAGCTGTTTGCCGATGAGTCCCGTCTGGGGGTTTTCTCTTGGTGGTTGATAGAAATGTCCATGAAGAATCAAGGACGTCTTGTCCGGTTTGTTTGTTTTCATATAGCTTGCCTAGTATATCATAATACCGAGAGGACGGACTACCGGTTGGCGCCCTATCTTGCACATTGTTGCATTCTGGTGAATGATACGGTAGGAGGAAGCCATGAGTATTCATATTGTTTCAGATAAAAACAGCATTGCTGATACCGTCTTATTGCCCGGTGATCCACTGAGAGCAAAGCATATTGCACAAACCTACCTGGCTGATGTGGTGCAGTATAATGAAATAAGGGGAATGTATGGTTTTACCGGTCTGTACCATGGGCAACGTGTTTCAGTACAGGGCACAGGGATGGGCATGCCTTCA containing:
- a CDS encoding DUF3536 domain-containing protein, with translation MKTNKPDKTSLILHGHFYQPPRENPQTGLIGKQLTASPFPDWNERIHADCYRANSLSRYLSGVRRILSLTNNYKYLSFNFGPTLLSWMEKYHQNTYQLILEADRLSKERLGFGNAIAQAYNHTILPLCTEEDARVQIRWGLEDFAQRFSRKADGIWLPETAISPMVIDILAEEGVSYVILSPWQCKAIEDIEKGRIELDGRGAPYDRPFLLQGAKGKTISAFFYNPQLAEGISFGHYLRDADSLYQRLVSIREDEKPNLIHTATDGEIYGHHEPYGDMALSALIKKVEEREDFTFTNYATYLKDHPATELAYLHDGEDNKGTSWSCSHGVSRWYKDCGCHTGGEESWNQAWRNPLRLAFDNLSREIDVMYADEVQKILGKDFDSRELLYQFSSVASHLKDMDSFLSSFTHDAEKKHILAMLLEGQKYKHFSYTSCGWFFNDLAGLEPKQNIAYALMAVDLYNPFSKKDLLGQLLEDLAKAKANRKQDGNGKTIAKELMNTLPGEVEAALFFALNRRIAEKADYEDTYGWFHLESYIEEDEHTERLHVTNTETLTQYLCTARDPNPKQATLEYLMEVQEQGSETVKSTNIGHKQIPLRMRDQLFDQIDRSVCSLDYEALRRLSKNIFHYATLAKHVPYLPMGSLYEELIGSSLSSIKSLFMYGSLDKWNEYKQDFALMLEFLKKYGKQPDIDLVATIFHTQMTNLGEKIQEHGLYEDNIRFILEFLQIVRERGFQPDLTALQNAVYPYVSMQKQPKEEDITSINALAKELNFDIYIN